A region of the Arthrobacter sp. FW306-07-I genome:
GCGCCGTGGTGGTCAACGTGTCCATCTGGGGCGCTCCCGCCACCATCGACATGCAGAAGCTGGTTCTCAAGGAGATCGACCTGCGCGGCACCATCGCCTACGTCCGCGACCACCCCGCGGTGATCAAAATGGTGCAGGAGGGCAAGGTGGACCTCAAGCCGTTCATCACCGGCCGGATCGCGCTGGAGGACCTGGTGGAGCAGGGCTTCGACACCCTCATCCACCACAAGGACACGGCGGTGAAGGTGCTGGTGCACCCGTAGAGGCCGGCGGGCGGGTGCCCGGCATGGGAGGAAGGACGACGGCGGGACGCAAGTGCCGCCGTCGTCCTTCCCCTTCGCTCTGGTGGAAGGCCCCGTGCTCCAACCCAGCGCCAGGCGCGCGCCGTCGCAGCCACCGACCGCATTACAGACGACCAGGATTTCGTCGAGCAGATTCAGAAGACTGGCCGGCGTGAGCCGCTACGAATTCGGAAACGATGGTGGCTGTGGAGCAGTCGCTCGCTGTCTTTTCTCGGCGTGGCCCGGTAATCGGGATAAGGACTCAGGCCCTCAGCTCTTTGAGCGCCCAGGACCAGTTGATCAGCTCCTGCTCCAGGCGAATATTCGAGCCATAGGTGCTCTTCCCTAGGGATTCGTACAGCGCCGATTCTGCCGCCGTCAGCCTCGCAAGCGCCGCCCGCGAGGGCGATTCTTCTCTACCCCAAGCATCCCTGTGTGCAAGCAGGGTTCGCTCATCCATCAGGACACTCTCCACATGCGGATGGGCGGCCCGGAGCTGGTCGAGGATCCGGAAGCCGTGGGTGTCAATGTCGCCCCAGTAGAGGACACGGCAGTCACGGAGCCATGCGGCGTCCCGCAGGGAAGAGAATCCGTACCCGCCCCCATAAAGTGCCAGCGTCCCAGGGCGGTCGGGAAGCGCCAGGAAATTGACCTGGTTCTCCGTTGCGATGACGGTATCCACGGGCAGCCGCAACCCGCCGAACGCTTCGGCCGTCAATGTGATGTCCCGCGCCCCACCGAACTGGTCAATTACAGGATCCAACAGACGAAACCTCACTAACTCCGGAGGGTGCAGGAACCCGTGCCGGCGGGCAAATCTCGCCGCGGGTGTCCTTCCCGCGCTGTCTTCGAGCCCCGCATCACGGCCCGAGGACTCCAGCTCGTCGTCACCCGCGGACATTTCCTGGTCGCGCGAAGAAGGCTCGAGGGTGACCAGCATTTGGTCAATAACCTGCCGGTGCCGCTCGATGAACTTCGTGTGCACCCCGGGCAGGCCCAACTGGCGGACGTAAATACCGGGCGCAGGGCTGTCCCGCAGCCACAACGCTACGCGCGCCGCAGTCACGGCCGCCGGGCCCAGTTCGAGAAGCTTCATCGGCCGCCTCGCTGCCCAGTCCACCAGCTGGGGATCCAGTCCGGCCAGGCCCTCAGTCAGGGACCGGAAGACGCCGACCTCCCGCGCCTTCCCAACAAAGCCGATCTCGTCCTCAACAGTGGCAAATACAGCCGCGCCGGGAAGGGAATTGGCCCCCACAGTCCGCCGCCCGGTCTCTACCGTCTCCAAAGAGTAGGCACCTGCCCCGGAAAAAAGCTCAGCTGCCCACGCGCGGACCGCCGCGTAATCGCTGAGCAGCTCGGCCGCCGTCGGACGCTTCAACGGACGACGCCGGGGGTACAGCCCGGTGGGTTCCAGCAGCTCCCGGAGGAGCGAACCGCTGCTCCACGCCTTCAGCGACAGGGCCCTCAAGTCCGCCAGCGTGGTCCACGCCTTAGTGGCCACGCCGGTCCTTCTCCTCGCGGTACTCCTGGATGGTCATGTTGCGCAGCTGGGAATCATCACCGTTGATGTTCGCGACGAAACCCACGTGCGAGACGAAGGGCTCGATGACGTGGATCTTCTGCAGGGGAGTGACAATCAGCAGCTGCAGCTTCATCCGCTGGAACAGCTCCAGCCCATACCGGGCGGATTCGTCCGAGCCACGGCCGAACGCCTCGTCAATCACCACGAACCGGAAGCTCCTGCCGCTGCCGGCATTCCTGCCCGCTCCCTTGCCGGACCCCAGCCCGAACTGGAACGCCAGGGCCGCCGCCAGGATGGTGTACGCCAGCTTCTCCTTCTGACCGCCGGACTTGCCGCCCGAATCCGTGAAGTGCTCGTATTCCTCGCCAGTCTCCGTCCACTTCTCCGACGCCGAGAACGTGAACCAGTTCCGCACATCGGTCACCTTCGCCGTCCATTTCCGGTCGAGGTCCGTCAGTCCTTCCCGGCCACGGAATCTGTCGATTAGCCGCTCCACCTGCAGGTACTTCTGCTCCGAGTACTGGTCCGTCTCGCCGATTGTCCCCTCCGAGCACGCACGCAGGTCGCTGCCGAACTCGCGGACGTCCTGGTCTGAGGTGGCCTGGTGCTCCAGCTGGATATGCCGGCCCGTGTTGTAAGGAATACCTGACAGGGACTGGTTGATCTCGCCGATCCGGTCAATGATGTTCTGCCGCCGGCTGTCCAGGAACGCATTGAACGCCACCACCTCGCGGATGGTGTTCTGGTTCAGCAGGTCCTTAAACTGGTTCTCGAACCGGGGCAGGTCGTTGCCCACCAGCTGCTCCAGCAGCCGGTTGTAGTCCGCCGCGGCTTCCAGTGAGGCGTCGACGTCAGTGGTTTCGTTCGGGTACTTGTTGCGGAAGTCCGCCATCTGCCGGACGGTGCTCTCCGCTGCACGGGCGATCCTCTTGGACAGCGCGTCGATGGTGTCCGTCAGCCCGTTCCGCACAGTGCTTTCCACGGCGGCAGTGTTCTTGTAGGTGAGGGGTTTGTCCCCCAGCGTTGTTGCGGTGAGGCGTTCGACGGCGGCCAGCACCCCGGCGTCGTCCGTTACCGGCGTGTCAACCAGGATGGCCCGGCACTCCTCGATTGCCTCGGCGATGTCCCTGGCGTCCTTCTCGTTCGCGCCGAGCCGCTCGCGGAGCTTGCCTGCCTTCTCCTCCTGCCGCTCCAGCTCCGCCGTGACCTGTTGTTGCTTGGTCATGAGCTGCTGCAGGACGTCGCTGGCGGTTTCCAAGGCCCGCTTTTCCGCCTTTAGGTCTTCGATGCTGCGGGCCGTGGCCTGCCAGCTGATCTCGCCGAATTCCGTGACGGACCCCACCACACCGAGCTGCCGGTTCCTCCGGCCCAGCGCCCCCAGCTCCCCATTGACCCGGTCAAGCTGCCCGGCCACAACCTTCAGCTGGCCCTGCACTTCGTCCAGGTCGGCGCGGAACCCGGCGATCTTGTCGTGGTTGTCCCAGCCCAGCACGTAGTTGCGCCGGTCCGCCAGGTCCTTGCGGTCGTCCTTCTCATGCCGGCCCCGCCCGCCTTTGAGCTGGCCGTTGGCCGTCAGCGCCTTCGGGTAGCGGCGGAAATCGGCCAGGTTCTCGCAGCAGAAGTAATCGAACCGGCTGCTGAGCTCGTCCTGCAGGAAGTCCCGGAAGGGGGTGCCCTGTTTGATGGCGATCTTCGCCGCCAGCGTGCCCGCTTCGGCGGCCCTGGGCGAGTAGGACTCCCCGATTCTCAGGTACACCAGCCGGCCCCGCAGGTTGTTTGCGTCCACCCAGCTGCTGACCGCGGCGTAGTGCTCCGCGGGGACCAGGAGCGAGAGGGCGAACCCGTGGAGGGTCCGTTCCGCGGCGCCCTCCCACGCGGCTTCGCCCTCGCGGACCTTGAGCAGCTCGCCCACGAACGGCAGGTCGCTGTCCGTGATTTCGGTGCCTTCGCAGAGCCGACGGCGGATGTCCAGCTGGGGTAGGGGGATCAGGTTGCGGCGGGCCTGCAGGCTGGTGAGCTCGGCCTTGATCTCCGCTGACTTGGAGGTGAGTTCCGCTTGCCTGATGGACAGCGTTGTCCGCTCTTCGTGCAACACGTTGGACCGGTCCGCCAACTCCTGTTCCACGGTGGCGAGGCGGGCCCGGTTCGCGTCAAAGAGGACACGGTCCTCCGGGGCCTGCAGGCCAAGCTCCGCGGCTGCATCCGAGTAGGCCTCGAACCGCTGCCGCTGCTCGGCGGACTTGGCGGCCAAAGCAGCAAGTTCGGCGTCGATTGCTGCGAGACGTCCGCCGCCGTTGGTGCGGATGTCCTCATCCACTCCGGCCAGGTCCCGGCGCAGCTGCTTGACTTCGCCGTTCAGCCGAGTCCAGTCCTCCTGCAGCCGCACGCCGGTGCGCTCCAGCTCGGCCTGGTGCTCCAGGCTCAGCTGCAGTTTCCGGTCCGTGAACCACGGATGCAGCTGGTCACGCTGTTTCCGGGCCCGCTCGTCGTCGGCGGTCAGCCCGGCATGGAGGGCGGCGCCTTCCTTGATGGGTGTCAGCAGGGCGATCTGGTCCTTGGCCCGGAGGACTGCGTCGTGGGCTTTCTTCAGGTCGTCGAAGTGGTGGATCAGGTTAGTGATCCGGACGGCGACGTCGTCCTCCTCCAGCATGTTGCCGCGGACGAACGAGGTGATGTTCTCCACCTGCTTCATGGACACCGTGCGGTGGAACAGCTCCATGGCCTGGTTACCGCTGATCCCGAACTGGCGCTTGAAAGCTGCGGAGTACGGTTCGAAGGCGTCGTGAACCGATACGCCGGCCGCACGCAGCTTCTTCTTTAGCTTCAGAGGGTCCTGGCCAAAATTGCTGAAGTCCGCTGCAATCGTCTGGTCCGCTTCCGCGAGCGAGTAGAACCGGTTGGGCTGCCCCGCCTCCTGGGTAGCCCACAACGTGATGCCCAGCGTGACCCACTTGCCGAGCACGGCGTTGTGGAAAACGCCCAGCACCACAGTCAGCTGGCCGGTGGCGCGCAAAGGTACCGGCTTGGAGTACTCTCCACCGGCGCTCCGGGCACTCTTGTGGAAGCCCCGGACGTACGACATCAGGGAGCGTTCCTTCTTCTGCGCCCCCGCGGCCTTGTTGTACTCGATTTTGTGCGCCGGAAGCAGCAACGTGGTGATCGCATCCACCACCGTGGACTTCCCCGAACCGATGTCGCCGGTGAGCAGGCTGTTGGCCCCGTCCAGCCGGAACGTGCGCACCCCCTGGTGGAAGGTGCCCCAGTTGAGCAGCTCCAGGCGGTGCAGCCGGAAGCCCGGGGGAGTCCCGCCGTCGGCAGCTGTTTCATCCAGACTGAACAAGCTCTCCTGCAAGTCCGTACCCAAATCCGCGGTCACTGGTCCTCCCCGGTTTCTGCAGTTCCTGCGGTCCCGCGCCCGGCGGGCACCGCTGTGGCGGGCGGCTCCCCGGCGAGCGTCCGGCGATAGTCATCCAGCCGTGCGTCGAACTCTTCCAGCCACTGCGCATCCACATACGCCTTCAGGATCCGGGCCACCTCGTACGTATCTGCCTGCCCCCTGAGCTTGCGCAGGAAACCGAGCTCCACCACCTTCTTGATGTCCGTTCCCAGCCGGTCAAGGACCCGGGCCTCGTTGCTGGATTCGGGCAGGAACACCGAGACCATGTCCGCGATCTCCTGTTCGGTCATGATGAGCCGGACCTCGCTGCTGTTGATGTCGAACTCCATCATGCGCCGGCGGAGCAGTGCCAGCAGCAGGCTGACGTTGAAGGTCAGGGAGCGGCGGGCGATGAGCCGGGGGAGCGTGCCCTCCGGATCATTCTTGGACCGCAGGAACGCGTAGCCTTCGGACTCGTCCAGGAACAGGTCCAGGCCCAGCACCGAGACGTAGTCGCGCACGTGCGAGGTCAGCCCGAGCAGGGACTGCCACAGCTTCTCGTCGTTCTCCGCGTACAGCACGCCCTTGAAGAGCCGGGTGACGACGGCGGGAAGCTCCTCGGGCGTGCGGGCTTCAGTGTCAGCTGTGGCGGGGACGTTCATGCCGGCCTTCCGAAGATGATCTGTTCGATGGTGGCTTCGCGGATGGAGCCGTCCGGCAGCTGCCAGGACAGGCGCTGGGACTGTTCCGGGTTGATGGTGGCCCAGTCCGATTCGGTGGCCAGCTGGTAATACGCCACCACCTCCGCCAAGCCTTGGGAAAGGGGGTACGCTGCCGTGACTTCGGCGAGGGTGGCCTGCTCCGCCTCGGCCAGAATGGCGTCAATGTTGGCCTGCAGGCGTTCCTTGTCCACGAAGAACTGGCCGAACAGGGCCGAGGCGTCCACGCCGGCGTCGTCGGCCGTTTCGACGGCGTCGTCCACCAGCACTTTGCGGCTGGGCTCATAAAGGGGCCGTTCAAAGGGCAGCACCACGTCCACGGATGATGCGTCAATCTCCATAAAAACGCCCGACGGCGGCGCCTCCCGGGTGCCCAATGCACCGGATTCAATGCGGCGGATCAGCTGCATGATGCGTTTGTTCTCCAGGAACACCTTGTCGTCCAGGAGCCGGCGCATCTGCTGGGAAAGCTGGCGGACCGTGGCCTGGGTCTGTTCAACGGCGGGAAGCCAGTCCTGGTGGAGGTTGGCCAGCGCGTGCAGGCTGTCCGCGTTGGCCAGGGCTTCGATCCGGGTGGCGCGCTGAAGCAGGTCCTGCAGCTCGGTGCGGAGCTGGGGCGACATCAGGTAGTCCCAGAACCCCTGGAACGTGCGCCCCTGTAGGGAGCTGCTGATGTCCTGCTGGTTGTCGAAAATCGACTCCAACAGTTCACCCTGCGTACCGTCCCACGTAGCGATCTGCTCGCGGACTTGCCGATCCAGCTTGCGGAAGTTCTGCTCCACCTCGCGGAAATCGGAAAGCAGGTCCTTGGCCAGGGCCGTGAGCTGCTGGAAGTGGTCCAATGCCTCCGGGCCGGTCATAACGCGGATGTTGCCCTCGCGGATCCGCTGCATCTCGGCATCGATCCCGTCCCGCTGGCGCTGCAATTCTCCGAGCCGCACCTCCGGGTCCGTCTCGGACTGCTGCACCAGCTGCTTCAGGACCGCGAAGATGCTGGTGAGCCTGGATTGGGTTGCGACGAAGTCCCGCCCGCGCAGGTTCTCCACCCAGCGGACCACATCCTCCGCAGCCGCCGTGAGATCGTAATGCGGTTCGTCCTCGCCGGGGAGGTAGTATTTGCGGAGCCATTGGCGGCCGTCGGCCGACCAGTCATCAAGGTATTCACCGGCAGGACGCGGGAACCTGTCCTCGCCTTCGCTGTCGCGGAGGCCGAACAGTACGTCGTCCAGGACGTCGATCAGCTCCTGCCGCCCCAGGTTACGCCGGTTGGGACCGGTGAACGCAGCCATGAAGAACGTCAGAGCCAGGGGCGCGTTCTGGGCGCGGAGCAGTGACCAACCTGCGTGGTTCTCCCGCAGGGAATTGATGGCGTAGAAGTCCATTGCGGTCCCGTGTTTGGTGCGTCACGTCGTCGAAATCACTCTAGGCGATGGCTACGACATTGTTCACCCACCGTTTCCACCTCAGACGCTCTGTCACTTAATGCAGGTTTCGACGAACGCTCTGGCACTTTGCAGTGCCCGGTAGCCGCCGCTATTCCGACGTCTCGTATTGGTCCATTTGGCACCCTGATCAACCACAAGGACACGGCGGTGAACATGCCGGTGCATCCGTAGGACGCCTGCCGTTCCCCGGCAGGGAAGGAACGACGACGGCGGGACGCAAGCTTGAGTTCTAGCGGTCGTTGCAACGCCCAATGATTTTGGAGTTGCAACGACCGTGCCACATCGAAGTGAGGCTTTGTCTACGCCCCGGAAGTTTGCGAGAGCGTCTGCTCAGCAAAAGGAACAGTTCTTCCGGGTCTTTCAGCGATTGGGGAGCGCTACAGAGGCCGCCGCCCAGCTCGGGCTGAACCGGAATACCTGTTACCGCTGGATTCAGAAGGCGGGGCTGGCCCGCACGCGCGCCGGCCAGCCCGGCCGGGAGGACTTCCGCAGGTTGCGTGAGTCCGGCCTTTCGCGCAGGGATGCGGGCAGGGCCTTGGGTATCCACCGCACGACCGCCGCTGAGTGGGACACGGGGATCCGCAGGACTAAAACGGCCGGATTTACCCCGACGGCCAGATGGTGGATTACAACAAGGAAGTGACCACCACAATCCCGGCCAGCGGAACTGGCATGGTTCCGCTGCCTGCGCTGGAGCAGGCCATTGATGAACGCTACCTCTCGATCAAGGAACGCGAAACGATCCGTGACATGCTTCAAACCGGGACGTCGCAGCAGGAGATCGCTAAGGCCCTGGGCCGTTCGCCCTCGACGATCAGCCGTGAAATAGCCCGCACAGCGACCCGGAGCGCGGGTACCAACCGTACGCGGCCCACCGGGCTGCAGCCTCACGCCGGCCTCGGCCCAAAGACAGCAAACTGGCAGTCGAAGGACAGCTGCGCAAATACGTGAAGGAGAAGCTGGCCATACGCTGGTCACCGGAGCAAATCAGCCACACCCTGATCAAAGAATTCCCCGATGACCCGGAGATGCGCGTGAGCCACGAGACGATCTATCAATCCGTTTACCTCCAAGCACGCGGTGGACTCAAATGCGAGGTTCAAGCGGCTCTGCGCACCGGCCGGGCACGCCGGAAAACACGTAGCAGCAGCGACCAACGCACTCCCAGGTTCGCGGACCCGACGATCAACATCTCCGAACGGCCCCCGGAGATAGAAGACCGGGCCGTGCCCGGCCACTGGGAAGGCGACCTCATCACCGGCGCCTACAACCAGTCAGCAATCGCAACCCTCGTCGAACGCACCACACGCTACGTGATGCTCGTTCACCTGCCCGGAAACCACACCGCCGACACAGTCCGTGACGGACTCATCACAGCCATGAGCACCTTGCCCGAGCACCTGCGCGGCTCACTGACCTGGGACCAGGGCTCGGAAATGGCCGGCCACAAATCGTTCAGCATGGCCACAAATATGGACGTCTACTTCTGCGACCCCGCCAGCCCCTGGCAGCGAGGCTCCAACGAAAACATCAACGGGCTGCTGCGTCAGTACTTCCCCAAAGGCACAGACTTGTCCGTTTACGGACCCGAAGACCTCGAACACGTCGCCCAGGAACTCAACGGGCGACCACGCAAAACGCTCGGCTGGGATACCCCAGCCGAGCGTTTTGCGTGACCTACTCTTGACGAACTAACCACCTACGGCGTTGCGACGACCCCCTGAATTCGCCCAAGTGCCGCCGTCGTCCTGCCTCTTCCTTCGCTGTGGAGCGCCGTTGTAGGGTCAGGGCGTGATCGTCCCCGATATTTCCCAGAACGCCGTGGCGGTGGCGGATCACTACGACGAGCTCGATCCCATCTATCGCCGGGTGTGGGGCGAGCATGTCCATCACGGGCTCTGGGCGACGGGCCGCGAGACACCCGGCGAGGCCGTCGAGGCGCTGGTGGACGCGGTCGGCGACCGGCTGGAGCTCATGCCCGGCCAGGCGTGCGTCGACATCGGCTGCGGCTACGGCTCCACCGCACGGCGGCTTGCGGTGTCACGCGGGGTCCGCGTCACCGGCTTCACGCTGTCCGCCGAGCAGGCCCGCTACGCAGCCGCGCATCCTGTCCCCGGCGTTGATACCGAGGTCAGCGACTGGCTCGACAACGGGCTGGCCGACGCCTCGGCCGATGCGGCCTGGGCGATCGAGTCGAGCGAGCACATGGTGGACAAGCCCCGGTTCTTCGCCGAGGCGCATCGCGTGCTGTCGCCCGGCGGCCGCCTCGTCATCTGCGCCTGGCTCGCCGGGAACGGTGCCAGCGGCTGGAAGGTCCGCCACCTGCTCGAGCCGATCTGCCGCGAGGGGCGCCTGCCCTCGATGGGCACGCGCGAGGAGTATGAGGCGATGGCAACGGCGGCGGGCTTTACGGTCACCGGCTATGAGGATGTCAGCCGCCGCGTCGCCCGGACCTGGCCGATCTGCGCCGGCCGGCTCATGAAGGCCTTGCTCACCGATCGCGAGACCCGCCGCCTCGCCCTGGGCGCGCGCAACCGCAGCTCCTTTCTGGGCATTCCCCGCCTGATCCTGGCCTACCGCACCGGTGCGATGCGGTATGGCATATTCACGCTCTCGAAGGCTGGAGACGGCGAGCGGTAAGCCGGCGCCATTCAACGCAGCGGAAGCCGACTGACCGCAAGTTTCAGTTCAAGACACTGCCTCAGGGCACGGGCTGCCGTTCGCCCACGCTGAGGGAGGCCGACGGCGGCAGGTACTCCCGCCGTCGTCGTTCCATCCGTTGCTGCTGGCCCGGCGACGGGATTCTGGCACGCTTGGCGCGGTTGCATCTGGCACAGGCTGCGACGAAGTTCTGCAGGCTGGTGGAGCCGCCCTTGGACCACGGGTAAAAGTGGTCGCCGTGCTCGGCCTGTCGGCCGCAACGGCGCCCGAAGCCGACTTCCATTTCACACACACGGGCAGCCCGGGCCATCCCTTCACGGCGCTGCTGGCGCGTGAAACGGCGCACCGGATCCCGGCGCCGGACGTCCCGGCGGGTGATGACGGCGGCGGCAATACCCAGAACGACGGCGGCCACGCCGGGGAGTGCAACCGCGGCGACGACGTTCTCCACCATGCCGCGCAGAAACCCCCGCGGCGGCGGACGGCCCCGCTCCGGTGGCCGGTGTTGTCTTCGACATGAGCGCCGACATCACCGCGACAGCGAGCCAAACCATCACCGCTGAGTACGCCAGGCGAAGCCCCTGCCGGGTCCAGTAGATACGGCCGAGTTCCGGCATTGATTACCCCCAATTTTCAGTTCGCCGGAGGCCCGTGGCCCCGGATGACTAGGGAATCCTATAGGCCGGACGCCGGGCGGTGTCCCAGGTTTAGCTCAGTTTTTGCCGAGGCTCCGCGTCCACTCTCGGCGGGAGGAGACGAACGTGGCTCCCGGCCCCGGCCTCCAGTGCGTCTCGCCCGGGAAGGTCAGCACCCCGGTGGAGGAACCGTGACCAGGGGCTTGCGGGGTTTTGCTCGGCCGCGCACAAAAGGACGTCCCGTGTCGAATAGACGCAGGTCACTAGCAGGTGCAAGGGTGGACGCGTGGATGCCGACATCAACTTCTATTTCGACCCCGTCTGCCCTTTCGCCTGGATGACAAGCAAGTGGGTGCGGCAGGTGCAGGCACAGCGCGAGTACACCGTGGACTGGCGGTTTATTTCGTTGCGCCTTATCAACGCCCACGTTGACTATGACGCGCAGTTCCCGCCTGAGTACGAGGCCGGACACACGGCCGGGCTCCGGCTCCTGCGGGTGGCGGCCCGGGCACGTGCTGAGCATGGCCGCGAGTCGATCGCCCGGCTGTACGAGGCGTTCGGCACCCAGATTTTCGAAGCTGCCCCGGACACGGCCGGCCAGCGCAGCGAGGCCG
Encoded here:
- a CDS encoding class I SAM-dependent methyltransferase; this translates as MIVPDISQNAVAVADHYDELDPIYRRVWGEHVHHGLWATGRETPGEAVEALVDAVGDRLELMPGQACVDIGCGYGSTARRLAVSRGVRVTGFTLSAEQARYAAAHPVPGVDTEVSDWLDNGLADASADAAWAIESSEHMVDKPRFFAEAHRVLSPGGRLVICAWLAGNGASGWKVRHLLEPICREGRLPSMGTREEYEAMATAAGFTVTGYEDVSRRVARTWPICAGRLMKALLTDRETRRLALGARNRSSFLGIPRLILAYRTGAMRYGIFTLSKAGDGER
- a CDS encoding DUF4194 domain-containing protein, with amino-acid sequence MNVPATADTEARTPEELPAVVTRLFKGVLYAENDEKLWQSLLGLTSHVRDYVSVLGLDLFLDESEGYAFLRSKNDPEGTLPRLIARRSLTFNVSLLLALLRRRMMEFDINSSEVRLIMTEQEIADMVSVFLPESSNEARVLDRLGTDIKKVVELGFLRKLRGQADTYEVARILKAYVDAQWLEEFDARLDDYRRTLAGEPPATAVPAGRGTAGTAETGEDQ
- a CDS encoding HNH endonuclease, which produces MVENVVAAVALPGVAAVVLGIAAAVITRRDVRRRDPVRRFTRQQRREGMARAARVCEMEVGFGRRCGRQAEHGDHFYPWSKGGSTSLQNFVAACARCNRAKRARIPSPGQQQRMERRRREYLPPSASLSVGERQPVP
- a CDS encoding Wadjet anti-phage system protein JetD domain-containing protein: MATKAWTTLADLRALSLKAWSSGSLLRELLEPTGLYPRRRPLKRPTAAELLSDYAAVRAWAAELFSGAGAYSLETVETGRRTVGANSLPGAAVFATVEDEIGFVGKAREVGVFRSLTEGLAGLDPQLVDWAARRPMKLLELGPAAVTAARVALWLRDSPAPGIYVRQLGLPGVHTKFIERHRQVIDQMLVTLEPSSRDQEMSAGDDELESSGRDAGLEDSAGRTPAARFARRHGFLHPPELVRFRLLDPVIDQFGGARDITLTAEAFGGLRLPVDTVIATENQVNFLALPDRPGTLALYGGGYGFSSLRDAAWLRDCRVLYWGDIDTHGFRILDQLRAAHPHVESVLMDERTLLAHRDAWGREESPSRAALARLTAAESALYESLGKSTYGSNIRLEQELINWSWALKELRA
- a CDS encoding DUF3375 domain-containing protein, which codes for MDFYAINSLRENHAGWSLLRAQNAPLALTFFMAAFTGPNRRNLGRQELIDVLDDVLFGLRDSEGEDRFPRPAGEYLDDWSADGRQWLRKYYLPGEDEPHYDLTAAAEDVVRWVENLRGRDFVATQSRLTSIFAVLKQLVQQSETDPEVRLGELQRQRDGIDAEMQRIREGNIRVMTGPEALDHFQQLTALAKDLLSDFREVEQNFRKLDRQVREQIATWDGTQGELLESIFDNQQDISSSLQGRTFQGFWDYLMSPQLRTELQDLLQRATRIEALANADSLHALANLHQDWLPAVEQTQATVRQLSQQMRRLLDDKVFLENKRIMQLIRRIESGALGTREAPPSGVFMEIDASSVDVVLPFERPLYEPSRKVLVDDAVETADDAGVDASALFGQFFVDKERLQANIDAILAEAEQATLAEVTAAYPLSQGLAEVVAYYQLATESDWATINPEQSQRLSWQLPDGSIREATIEQIIFGRPA
- a CDS encoding ATP-binding protein, translated to MFSLDETAADGGTPPGFRLHRLELLNWGTFHQGVRTFRLDGANSLLTGDIGSGKSTVVDAITTLLLPAHKIEYNKAAGAQKKERSLMSYVRGFHKSARSAGGEYSKPVPLRATGQLTVVLGVFHNAVLGKWVTLGITLWATQEAGQPNRFYSLAEADQTIAADFSNFGQDPLKLKKKLRAAGVSVHDAFEPYSAAFKRQFGISGNQAMELFHRTVSMKQVENITSFVRGNMLEEDDVAVRITNLIHHFDDLKKAHDAVLRAKDQIALLTPIKEGAALHAGLTADDERARKQRDQLHPWFTDRKLQLSLEHQAELERTGVRLQEDWTRLNGEVKQLRRDLAGVDEDIRTNGGGRLAAIDAELAALAAKSAEQRQRFEAYSDAAAELGLQAPEDRVLFDANRARLATVEQELADRSNVLHEERTTLSIRQAELTSKSAEIKAELTSLQARRNLIPLPQLDIRRRLCEGTEITDSDLPFVGELLKVREGEAAWEGAAERTLHGFALSLLVPAEHYAAVSSWVDANNLRGRLVYLRIGESYSPRAAEAGTLAAKIAIKQGTPFRDFLQDELSSRFDYFCCENLADFRRYPKALTANGQLKGGRGRHEKDDRKDLADRRNYVLGWDNHDKIAGFRADLDEVQGQLKVVAGQLDRVNGELGALGRRNRQLGVVGSVTEFGEISWQATARSIEDLKAEKRALETASDVLQQLMTKQQQVTAELERQEEKAGKLRERLGANEKDARDIAEAIEECRAILVDTPVTDDAGVLAAVERLTATTLGDKPLTYKNTAAVESTVRNGLTDTIDALSKRIARAAESTVRQMADFRNKYPNETTDVDASLEAAADYNRLLEQLVGNDLPRFENQFKDLLNQNTIREVVAFNAFLDSRRQNIIDRIGEINQSLSGIPYNTGRHIQLEHQATSDQDVREFGSDLRACSEGTIGETDQYSEQKYLQVERLIDRFRGREGLTDLDRKWTAKVTDVRNWFTFSASEKWTETGEEYEHFTDSGGKSGGQKEKLAYTILAAALAFQFGLGSGKGAGRNAGSGRSFRFVVIDEAFGRGSDESARYGLELFQRMKLQLLIVTPLQKIHVIEPFVSHVGFVANINGDDSQLRNMTIQEYREEKDRRGH